AAGACTGTGGATTGAACATATAAAAAATGTCAATAAGAAACAAGGACATTCCTTGCCGAAGCAGAATCGATAATTActgtaaaaaaaagaattggCAAGGATAGTGACTTTCACCGCTTAGGAATAAACAATGCATTTACCTTCTCAGAATTTTTTCTATCCTGTGTCATCGATTTTAATGATCAGATTCAAACTGATTTCCATAAACTGGTCTCTTCTGAGATCAGCATGATTTCTTCCCTGTTTATTCTCTGTCCAGGTGCTGAAAAAGCCCAAAGTTTGATGCTGGTGTGGTTCCTCCCTTATAGGAGATGCTCCAGGCGGCTCTGACGAGGCTGAGGAAGGAGCAGCAGAAGGCTGAGAAGTTGGAAGCTGACATCagagaagggagaacttcctggaagGTGGGCGGAGACTCTTCTTAATGGATTTCTGAGTCAGGGGTCAGCACAACCGTCTGTCATTCTGTCCTAATCATGAGGAAGCCCCTTCCTCTTGTTGCCTGGCATTAAATGAGTCCAGGTGCTATTTTATTTGTTCTCTCCTTGGTCCTTTCTCTGTGAGAAGTAGGGGCTAGAGAGTGGATATGTTTCAAACATACACAGAGTTTCGGAATTCAGCATGAAGACTGACTTTATGGTGAGTCTGTGTTATgctcagttgcctcagtcatgtctgactctttgtgactctatggactatggcctgccaggctcctcagtccataagattctccaggcaagaatactggaatgggttgccatattctTCACAGGGGATTTTCTtatctcagggactgaacccaagtctcctgagtctcctgcattgcacacatgttcttgagccaccagggaagccttctatgGTGAAGAAGGCTGGAGAATTCTGTCTTCCACTCCTCCTGCAAGTCTCTGACACCTTCAGTGGAAGACAATGGCAAAAGACTGAGCTTTTTCTCAAGGTTCGAACTTAGGGACTGCAGTAATGCAGGGAGGCATGAGTGTCTAGGACAGCTATCCAGAACTCAGACCTCACTCAGATTTTACATTTTGGCCCAGGGTTGGCAGATAAGATTGTTTGAAACCTTTTTGATTTGTACTGagggaaaataattgaaaaaaaaatctgagcttTCCCCAAAATTGCTTGCCTACTTTAACTTCCTTCCTGGTAAGAAGCccctgaaaaatattttcctggCTCTTAATCCCTTACACAAGTAGGCTCCCCAGCTGACAGATTCATTCCCTCTCCTCCTTGTCTAACCTTACAGTATCAGATTCAGACTGAGAGACAAAGGATACAAACAGAGTTTAATCAGCTTAGAAGCATCCTAGACAGTGAGGAGCGAAGAGAACTGCAGAGattggaggaagaggagaagaagaCCCTGGATAGCTTGGCTGTGGCGGAGGCTGAGCTGGTGCAGCAGGGCGAGCTGCTGAAGGAGCTCATCTCAGACCTGGAGCGCCGCAGTGAATGGTCAACTGTGGAGCTGCTGCAGGTGAGGGGGGCCATCCCACCTGCAGTTCTGAACCCGTGTCAGTTACCTTCTCATCTGTGTCCTTGGGTTCTAATCCTGTTGTTGTCACTAAGAGGCTCCTTTGAAATATATATCAAGCTTATTTTCACTCATACTGATGGCTTTTCTAATGTTGAAGCAACCTGGAATTTCTGGGATAAATTCAAGTTGACTGTGAtgtataatggggcttcccaggtggcgctagtggtaaagaacctgcctggcaatgcaggagacataataggtctgggtttgatctcgggaatggcaacctactctagtattcttgcctggagaatcccatggacagaggagcctgggaggctacagtccatagagtcggaaagagtcagacacaactgaatcgactcagcatgcatggacgcatgatgtataatcttttatattttgctgGATTAAATTTTCTAGTGTTTCACTGAAAAAGTTTCATgtctatattcataagggatattagcctgtagtttacttttcttgtaatgtctttgtctCATTTTAGTATCAGAATAGTAttggcctcatggaatgagttgggaagtgtttcctcctcctctgttttttggaagaatttgtgaagtatttgtattattttgcctttaaaaCTATCagaaattcaccagtgaagccatctagaACTGGACTTTCCTTTGGAGGAGGTTTTTGCTTTTCAGTCCAATCTCTACATGTTTAGGTCTattcagtttttctatttctctgtgaATCAGTGTGGATAGTTTCTGTGTTtgaaggaatttgtccatttaattTATATTATCTAGTTTGTTGGTATACAATTTTTCATAGCctttatattcttttaatttctgttaATTCAATAGTACTGTCTcttctttaattcttattttagtAATTTGCctcctatgtatttttttcttgagaTATTTAGCTAAagggttatctattttattgatttttttcaaataatttcaaataacttTGACTGCTCTGTTTTTCTCTATAGTTTTCCTATTCTTTGCTTCCTTAATCctgctgttttatttattctccttgacttgtgttttctctcttcctcctaggACATGAGTGGAATCATGAAATGGTGCGTATGGGTGAGCAGGAGTCATGCTCATGTGGTATGAAGAAAGGTTTGTAGCCATGAGAGTTATCTGGTCAATCAGAATGAAAAATCTCCCCAAACAATGAAGTTTTGATgtagtattattttaaattgtagTCACAGATGAGGATTTTAGTGTTCTCTATCTTTTGAGAATGAGCCGGATTCTATGTTAATGAATTCAGTAGTTGGAATTCACGGTTAGGGTCTATAAGGGTAAAGAGGATAAAGGATTTTACTGTTAGACTCTTGTGACTTCACTCATTTAATTCACCCTCCGtccttctttggtttctttatttcACTGGTGCTTGTGTTAGCACATGGGCCTTGTCAAGCCCTAAAATAGTTATGCGGGTCagctttaaagaggaaaaaaaaaaattaaagctttgttttgttttaaattttgcctACCTAGAAGTAGAGTGGGACTACGTCATTCCACAAGGTTCTCTTTAGATTTCTAAAAGCAGACCTGAGCCTTGAGGTTATTGGTTTTGACTCTGGTGGCAATAATTAATCTTTTCCAAGTCACACATTTTAGAAACTTATATGGGAAAGTGTAGTCTTTGTGTCTAAAGTTTGCTGATCCACCTAGCAGCACCAAATTCTTTACAAACACATGAAGTTCTAACCATtttcttttcagtagtcataACTTCTCCTTTGCCAGAAGTTTTTAACTTTTTCCCAGAACTCCTAAAAATTTCCAATATTGTTTGTGGGCCACACCCCTGGAAGTAAAGCTTTGAACCAGGGCACAGGCTTATTGGCTCTCCAAAAATAGACCCATACCACAGTCAGAATCTGTAGCCTCCCTATTGATCTGCCTGGGAACGTCCATCTGGGAGACCCATCGTGTGTGATGACTTTTCCATATTAGTACCATTTTAGAGGTagcaaagggtttccctggtgattcaaacagtaaaagaatccatctgcaatgcaggagacctgggttgggaatactCTGCAGGAAAGCATGGAGGCAtattccctccagtattcttgcttagagaatccccatggacagaagagcctgatgggctatagtccatggggtcacaaagattcggacatgactgagcagctaagcacagcacagcacagcagaacaCAGAGGTAGCAAAAGCCTTTCCTATACAGTATTTCACCTAGTTTCTTATTCATTCCATGAAGTATCGAAAGAAGGGTTAATATATTCCATTTCTAGAAGGAGACagctttttgtttaatttttttaagtgaaggtcTTCTTCCTAAGTGGGCAGGTAGACACGAGCACATTTCTTTTGTCTGTGGTGTCAGAGCCATCGCTTCTCCCCTCCTCGGGTTTCTCAGGGAAGAAGGTTTAAGTGCGTCAGTGCAtggaaggagaggaaggcagTGGTATTAAAAGGATGGTGTGTACGAGATGTAGGGTCAACATTTTTATCATCTCTAGGAGTGAGATCTGGACACTGAAGAAGCCAAAAACGATTTCCAAGAAACTGAAGAATGTATTCCGTGTTCCAGATCTGCGTGGAATGCTGCATATGTTTAAAGGTGTGGAAGCCAGGGCAGGAGTGTGGATATGGGATTCTTGTGGTGCCAGGGACTAAATTTGGGCACAAGTTGGGGTAGAAAGAAGGAGGGTATTCAGAGAAGGGGTATTGCTGAAGAGGATGTGATTATATAAAAGGGAGAATGGCTAGGTTTCTGGTTCATCCTCTCATTCACCACTTCATAGCTTCACAGTGGTCCTACCCCCTGCCCTCACCCTAGAAAAGAAGTAGGTATCAGTGCTTAGTCACTTGCATCAATCAACATCACTGAATCTTTTATCATTTCAGAGCTAACACGCGTCCAGTGCCACTGGGGTAAGAAGATTTATTGGGTCTTCAAATTACTGTGTTCTGACCCCATTTCAGAAGTCTGCAGTTTCAATTAGATTTGATCATAGCCCCACGTGTTCACCTCctgatacatacatataatatgtCACTCTAATGTTTGAACCCTTTTCCCCAGTCCATCAGCACAAGTTCTTCACAGTCAATTCCCAAGTTCCCTCTTCATAATGTCACTGGATAAGCTTACCCTGTATTtgttatatgtttttatttttatttttttcctctgcagtGGACATCACATTGAATCCATTCAACCTAAATTTGAATCTTGTCCTTTCAGAAGATCAGAGACAAGTGCTATCTGTGCCAATATGGCCTGTTAAGTATTATAATTATGGTATCTTGGGCTCCCAATATTTCTCCTCAGGGAAACACTACTGGGAAATAGACGTATCCAAGAAGACTGCCTGGATCCTAGGGGTATACTGTAGAATACGTTCCTGTAATATAAAGTGTGCTGTTCAACGAAGCAAGAGTTCTGAAAATGCTTACTCCATATACAGACCTCAATTTGGCTACTGGGTTATAGGGTTAAAGGATAAATTTAGGTATGAAGCCTTTGAGGACTCTTCCACCACTCATCCTGACTCAAGAGTCTTGACTCTTTCCATGACTGTTCCTCCCCGTCATGTTGGTGTTTTTCTAGACTATGAAGCAGGCACTGTCTCATTTTTCAATGTTACAAACCATGGGTCACTCATCTATAGGTTCTCTAAGTGCAACTTTTCTCGGAATGCCTATCCATATTTCAATCCTTGGGACTGCCCAGCTCCCATGACACTGTGCCCTCCAAGTTCCTGAAACTTCCGTTCCCTCTCCCACTTCTTATAGTGACCCTGGCCATGGATTTCACCTTCTATACGTGAGCCCATCTGTGCCATTCACACCATCTCTTCCTTCCGGTCTCCCATCTCTACTTTAGAACTCGTGCTCATCTTTGGGATGCAGAGTGCATCTGCTTTAAGTTAGCAGACATGCTAATTCACCTGTTGACTCTCTTGTATTCTCAAAGAGAGACCTCTAATCCCTTCTGAAGACAACACAGTAATGGTATAACGTCTTTGCCCTCATAATCctccatatatttcttttttgatcaCCAACCTAAGAAACATGGCAAAGCCTGTCTGCCACCCTCTATGATATCCAGGACAATCTACAATCACTCCCCACCTACTACCATCAACTAAGTATTTGAGCGAATGTCTGTTGCCCAGGACATACTCAGTTTATCAAAGGGTCATGGAAAGGAAAACACAAGCAATATCTGTACACAGAATAACAATTTTATGTTCAGAGTGTTGGAGTTCTAATCCTGTCTTGACTTGTACAAAGTGTGTAATGATGAAAAAATTCTgaccttcttttttcttaaatacaaACTAGGGTTTAAAGCTGTGCCTAACTCTTAAGATCATTGTGTAAAACTAAATGTCAGTGTAAAACAACTATTTAAGTGTCCTGCACAATTTAATAAAGATTTGCTCTGTGATTACTGAAAAATATAAGCTGTGTCAATGTCCTGTGTACATATTTGTGCCCTTCAGATGAACAATAATCGACCTATCCAGGCTCATTTTTCAAGTTGCCAGACTTGGCTGGCAAGACCACTCCAGTTCCTATCTTGGTTTACAGAACTTTTATATACTGAGGCTGTTCTATTTGGGACCATTTTTAAGGTGCTTTACTGGAAATGGGTCACAAAAGGTATAAAAGTATGAGTTTCTGAAATCTGTCTAGCAGAGGAAGCCATGTCTAGGGACAGCTGTTCTTATTAAGGATAGAGTTTTGGTTTTCAGGCCTTTCGCTTATGGTAAAACACTTGAGTATATCACAGAATAGGGCTTCTTAAtgggcacagtgataaagaatccacctttttGATCCACTTAAAATAGAACGCCTGTTCagttgggtggggaagattccctggaggaggaaatggcaattcaatccagtattcttgcttgaaaatttacatgaagcctggtgggctacagtccatggggtcaaaaagagtttgacaagactgaacacacacacacacattctctagTATATGCCATACCATGcacttttctgttctgttctttttctttgtaactAGTTTCAAATTTATGATGAGAAATTGACCTAGGATAGCAAAGAAGCAAGCTTTGCTTTGAGAAGTATACGTTATAAGTTAGAGTAGACTACTATACAGAGTCTACCCCAAATTATAGAAAAGTAGTAACTTGTCCCAGTGGAATGATACAGCATGTAATCTGGAAATggtctatatatacacactcatacacacatgcacacatgtacacatacatataattaCGTGTATAAATATACGTATGTACATAGAGCATCTTTATACCAGTAAATCTTCAAACATACCACATAAAGAACAAATTCCTATCAGGTCATTAAAGGAATACATAACCTTATGAGATACACCCAACATTTCATGGCTGACAGTGCAGAAGATAGGATGATTAGGCCTAGGACTGTGTTTCTCCAGCACAAGTGCTCTATCAATAGAATACTCCCCAAGAAAAGGTAGGAGCCAGATTCCCTAGGATGTGGCATAGAAGGGAGAGCCATTAATGAACCAAGAGCAGGTCACAGTAATGGCTAAAAttaagttgagctatttcatagcAGGGTGCTTCTACAGGTCACATGTTATAGTGGGGGAAAACTGTGGACAGTTAAGAGCTTGGGCTTTGAAATAACATAGAATTTTGTTATCATACTTATTAGCCCTTATTAAAATTAACTTGATTCAGTTTTTCATAAGAAATAAAAGTACTAAGACTTACCTTATAGGCCTATTGTGGGAATTAAATAATAGAATATTTGTAATAACTTTATCTCCTAGCAGTAAGCACTGATCCAGATTGTTAtcagttaattttctttttgactaGAAATGCATGTTAAGAATGAATAggaatctacttttttttttttcattttaaacaagtTTATTTAAACAACAAGATGCTTGACTTGAAGGGAAAACTGTCTAGGATTCATTTCTTTTAGAGTAATTTATCCCTACTTAATGACAGATTGCTCTACATGTAACACCTATgtacaaaaaattataaaattgtccTTGGTTTTACAGTGATAAACGAACAACATTAAAATTCTCCAATCAAACAAGGCATGCAAGAATTTTTAtgttgttctttttgtttgtttgtttgttaaacaGTGAGAGCAAAATAACTTACTGGAGTATAAAGATAAGAGCTGATGAGCAGGCCACTAATGGA
This portion of the Capra hircus breed San Clemente chromosome 15, ASM170441v1, whole genome shotgun sequence genome encodes:
- the LOC102170446 gene encoding tripartite motif-containing protein 34, which gives rise to MALNTAVNLQKEVSCPICQELLTEPLSLGCGHSFCQTCITDSKETDISLGGDSSCPVCGARYSLGNLWPNLHLANIVERLRTVKLSAEEGQKTGLCVHHEEKLLLFCKEDRKVICRLCERSQEHHGHHTLLMEEAVQESQEMLQAALTRLRKEQQKAEKLEADIREGRTSWKYQIQTERQRIQTEFNQLRSILDSEERRELQRLEEEEKKTLDSLAVAEAELVQQGELLKELISDLERRSEWSTVELLQDMSGIMKWSEIWTLKKPKTISKKLKNVFRVPDLRGMLHMFKELTRVQCHWVDITLNPFNLNLNLVLSEDQRQVLSVPIWPVKYYNYGILGSQYFSSGKHYWEIDVSKKTAWILGVYCRIRSCNIKCAVQRSKSSENAYSIYRPQFGYWVIGLKDKFRYEAFEDSSTTHPDSRVLTLSMTVPPRHVGVFLDYEAGTVSFFNVTNHGSLIYRFSKCNFSRNAYPYFNPWDCPAPMTLCPPSS